From Pongo pygmaeus isolate AG05252 chromosome 2, NHGRI_mPonPyg2-v2.0_pri, whole genome shotgun sequence, a single genomic window includes:
- the FAM131A gene encoding protein FAM131A isoform X4 produces the protein MLPKSRRALTIQEIAALARSSLHGISQVVKDHVTKPTAMAQGRVAHLIEWKGWSKPSDSPAALESAFSSYSDLSEGEQEARFAAGVAEQFAIAEAKLRAWSSVDGEDSTDDSYDEDFAGGMDTDMAGQLPLGPHLQDLFTGHRFSRPVRQGSVEPESDCSQTVSPDTLCSSLCSLEDGLLGSPARLASQLLGDELLLAKLPPSRESAFRSLGPLEAQDSLYNSPLTESCLSPAEEEPAPCKDCQPLCPPLVGSWERQRQASDLASSGVVSLDEDEAEPEEQ, from the exons ATGCTGCCCAAGTCCCGGCGAGCCCTAACTATCCAGGAGATCGCTGCGCTGGCCAGGTCCTCCCTGCATG GTATTTCCCAGGTGGTGAAGGACCACGTGACCAAGCCTACCGCCATGGCCCAGGGCCGAGTGGCTCACCTCATTGAGTGGAAGGGCTGGAGCAAGCCGAGTGACTCACCTGCTGCCCTGGAATCAGCCTTTTCCTCCTATTCGGACCTCAGTGAGGGCGAACAAGAGGCTCGCTTTGCAGCAG GAGTGGCTGAACAGTTTGCCATCGCGGAAGCCAAGCTCCGAGCATGGTCTTCGGTGGATGGCGAGGACTCCACTGATGACTCCTATGATGAGGACTTTGCTGGGGGAATGGACACAG ACATGGCTGGGCAGCTGCCCCTGGGGCCGCACCTCCAGGACCTGTTCACCGGCCACCGGTTCTCCCGGCCTGTGCGCCAGGGCTCCGTGGAGCCTGAGAGCGACTGCTCGCAGACCGTGTCCCCAGACACCCTGTGCTCTAGTCTGTGCAGCCTGGAGGATGGGTTGTTGGGCTCCCCGGCCCGCCTGGCCTCCCAGCTGCTGGGCGATGAGCTGCTTCTCGCCAAACTGCCCCCCAGCCGGGAAAGTGCCTTCCGCAGCCTGGGCCCACTGGAGGCCCAGGACTCACTCTACAACTCGCCCCTCACAGAGTCCTGCCTTTCCCCCGCTGAGGAGGAGCCAGCCCCCTGCAAGGACTGCCAGCCGCTCTGCCCACCACTAGTGGGCAGCTGGGAACGGCAGCGGCAAGCCTCTGACCTGGCCTCTTCTGGGGTGGTGTCCTTAGATGAGGATGAGGCAGAGCCAGAGGAACAGTGA
- the FAM131A gene encoding protein FAM131A isoform X3, protein MLPKSRRALTIQEIAALARSSLHGISQVVKDHVTKPTAMAQGRVAHLIEWKGWSKPSDSPAALESAFSSYSDLSEGEQEARFAAGVAEQFAIAEAKLRAWSSVDGEDSTDDSYDEDFAGGMDTGEGHPGLVLWWTHLIDLGILSEPHPEHSQPLQGEGEGQTQSRQAWTLQEQEGCPHSWVGNEQTEMESFRRSFPTGAEASLPVCTVVPCSPQKKKKPKDLKDTFCAATSLGGSAVPLPLPLRGSLLAGCGRADELQCTAQHLAGLQPRSLGRHAGPGTPTGPCWLQLSILAFQPVGLSLGQCLQRGPCRALQLCSALLSSFIP, encoded by the exons ATGCTGCCCAAGTCCCGGCGAGCCCTAACTATCCAGGAGATCGCTGCGCTGGCCAGGTCCTCCCTGCATG GTATTTCCCAGGTGGTGAAGGACCACGTGACCAAGCCTACCGCCATGGCCCAGGGCCGAGTGGCTCACCTCATTGAGTGGAAGGGCTGGAGCAAGCCGAGTGACTCACCTGCTGCCCTGGAATCAGCCTTTTCCTCCTATTCGGACCTCAGTGAGGGCGAACAAGAGGCTCGCTTTGCAGCAG GAGTGGCTGAACAGTTTGCCATCGCGGAAGCCAAGCTCCGAGCATGGTCTTCGGTGGATGGCGAGGACTCCACTGATGACTCCTATGATGAGGACTTTGCTGGGGGAATGGACACAGGTGAGGGACATCCTGGGCTAGTGCTGTGGTGGACCCACCTGATAGACCTTGGGATTCTTTCAGAGCCACATCCAGAACACTCTCAGCCTttgcaaggggagggagagggacagacTCAGTCTAGGCAGGCCTGGACACTCCAGGAACAGGAAGGCTGTCCACACTCATGGGTGGGAAATGAGCAGACAGAAATGGAGTCGTTCCGTCGTTCCTTTCCCACAGGTGCTGAGGCTTCTCTACCTGTCTGCACAGTTGTGCCTTGcagtcctcaaaaaaaaaaaaagccgaaaGACCTCAAGGACACCTTCTGTGCAGCCACGTCTCTGGGAGGCTCTGCAGTGCCTTTGCCTCTTCCTCTCCGAGGCAGCCTTCTGGCTGGCTGTGGCAGGGCAGATGAGCTGCAGTGCACAGCCCAGCACCTCGCAGGGCTGCAGCCCAGGTCACTAGGAAGGCACGCTGGGCCTGGAACACCCACGGGGCCGTGCTGGCTCCAACTCAGCATCCTCGCATTCCAGCCTGTGGGCCTTTCTCTGGGCCAGTGCTTGCAGAGGGGACCCTGCAGGGCTCTGCAGCTGTGTTCGGCCCTCCTTTCATCTTTCATTCCCTAG